Proteins encoded together in one Chitinophaga sp. LS1 window:
- a CDS encoding site-specific integrase yields the protein MRKIRTTFDQLIFDAGEVLLNKLLRTRNTVIWYRVYWRRMYRQLLAQGISEFTSAVGRQYLVNQFGELDYATLSKRDKDLMKIINVLCEFYDTGTLVSYKERIVLDGPIGQLVNQFVAHLVSLRLKPSTINERKHYLSRFCISLNEKGLISMDQLDKFVILDYLKTLDVRRPTVAHMTLRAIKTFLRYLFEQGILKTDTSLSVPKDNYKKQAKLPSVFKTDEIQQMIGSIDRSNACGKRNYAIVLLAARLGLRASDIAGMRFENLHWEQSTILFNQYKTGRELQLPLLAEVGEAIIDYLKYGRPVSEEPYVFLLARSPFGRIHSSSVTNLVNTAFVASGVNIMHRHYGPHALRHSLAGLLLEQSTVLPVITEVLGHESSCSTKYYLRVDLNSMKQCMLDVPAVPNDFYSQKGGYFYA from the coding sequence ATGAGAAAAATTCGGACGACCTTCGATCAGCTCATTTTTGACGCAGGCGAAGTGTTATTAAACAAATTACTAAGGACCAGGAACACCGTCATTTGGTATCGTGTTTACTGGCGACGAATGTATCGTCAGTTACTTGCCCAGGGCATCAGCGAGTTTACTTCCGCTGTTGGTAGACAATATCTAGTCAATCAGTTTGGTGAGTTAGACTATGCCACCCTTTCCAAGCGCGACAAAGACTTGATGAAGATCATCAATGTGCTCTGTGAGTTCTACGATACCGGAACCCTCGTGAGTTATAAAGAACGGATCGTTCTGGACGGTCCAATCGGCCAACTGGTAAATCAGTTCGTCGCTCACCTGGTATCACTTCGGTTGAAGCCATCAACGATAAATGAGCGCAAGCACTACCTAAGCCGGTTTTGTATTTCTCTTAACGAGAAGGGTTTGATATCCATGGATCAATTAGACAAGTTCGTTATTCTTGATTATCTTAAAACCTTGGATGTACGCCGGCCGACCGTTGCTCATATGACCTTAAGAGCGATAAAGACCTTTTTAAGGTATCTTTTTGAACAAGGAATACTAAAAACGGATACTTCACTTTCTGTACCCAAGGACAATTATAAGAAGCAAGCAAAACTACCCTCTGTCTTCAAAACGGATGAGATCCAGCAAATGATCGGTTCAATTGACAGGTCTAATGCCTGTGGCAAACGCAATTATGCGATTGTCCTGCTTGCTGCCAGGCTTGGCCTCAGAGCTTCCGACATCGCTGGGATGAGATTTGAGAACCTGCATTGGGAGCAAAGTACGATCCTGTTCAACCAGTACAAGACAGGTCGGGAACTACAGCTTCCATTGCTTGCAGAAGTTGGCGAAGCGATCATTGATTACCTTAAGTATGGTCGACCTGTATCTGAAGAACCTTATGTATTCTTGCTGGCCCGATCTCCGTTCGGACGAATACACAGTTCCAGTGTAACAAATCTTGTTAATACTGCATTTGTCGCATCAGGTGTTAACATCATGCATCGCCATTATGGTCCTCATGCGCTTCGTCACAGTCTTGCCGGCCTACTGCTGGAGCAAAGTACAGTATTGCCCGTGATCACCGAAGTATTAGGGCATGAGAGCTCCTGTTCAACAAAGTATTACTTGCGGGTAGACTTGAACTCAATGAAACAATGCATGCTTGATGTGCCAGCTGTCCCCAACGACTTTTACAGTCAGAAAGGAGGATACTTTTATGCGTAA
- the tnpC gene encoding IS66 family transposase, whose amino-acid sequence MSESAANINYKELYEASIMMVQQLNKSLEQQQKSNQSLQDQVTQLQYQLQQLTKLLKGFKSERFLPSAISNLQPELGFSADVAPPATNLSDVKKVSYTKTKKSSADIEISDNGTRLPDHLRRETTILEPTEDISDCEKVGEEVRETLSWKPGEIFINRTVVNVYRRKTASKRGKEVIIKASLPVRAIKKCLADPALLAQITVDKLVDHKPLNRQIEAFKRNGVEIPYSTMADWVGLVAKALIPLGTIHLKEMYKYDYWHADETGIAVLDRAKQKETHKGYFWTFLTGDGKMIYYDYQPGRGGERPLNILKDFKGHLQADGYAVYDELPLENITVFYCMAHARRKIYDAQSNNEKLASYALKEIAKLYAIEEACKEEQLNEEQIKDRRNKESLPILKALGDWMKKEYQQLRPKSLIAQAFAYSIKRWEKLSLYAHTGNLMPDNNAIERCMRNVAVGYA is encoded by the coding sequence ATGTCGGAATCTGCTGCAAATATTAATTACAAAGAGCTGTATGAAGCATCAATAATGATGGTTCAGCAGTTAAATAAAAGCCTTGAGCAGCAGCAGAAAAGCAATCAAAGTTTGCAGGACCAGGTTACCCAGCTTCAGTATCAGCTACAACAATTAACGAAATTATTGAAGGGATTTAAATCCGAACGTTTTTTACCTTCAGCTATATCCAATTTACAGCCAGAATTAGGGTTTAGTGCGGATGTAGCACCTCCTGCGACAAATCTTTCTGATGTAAAAAAGGTAAGCTATACCAAAACTAAGAAATCCAGTGCTGATATAGAAATATCAGATAATGGAACCAGACTTCCTGATCACCTGAGGCGGGAAACAACAATACTGGAGCCCACAGAAGATATTAGTGATTGTGAGAAGGTTGGAGAAGAGGTAAGAGAAACCTTAAGCTGGAAGCCTGGAGAGATCTTTATAAACCGTACTGTAGTAAATGTTTATCGCAGGAAAACAGCTTCAAAGAGGGGAAAGGAGGTTATTATCAAAGCGTCTTTGCCGGTTCGGGCAATAAAAAAATGCCTGGCAGATCCTGCATTACTTGCTCAGATAACGGTTGATAAGCTGGTTGATCATAAGCCGTTAAATCGGCAGATTGAAGCTTTTAAACGCAATGGTGTTGAAATACCTTACTCCACAATGGCTGATTGGGTAGGGCTGGTCGCAAAGGCATTAATACCACTTGGCACTATCCATCTGAAGGAGATGTACAAATATGACTACTGGCATGCAGACGAGACCGGCATAGCAGTGTTGGATAGAGCTAAGCAAAAAGAAACTCATAAAGGCTACTTTTGGACCTTTCTGACAGGTGATGGAAAAATGATTTATTATGATTACCAACCTGGCCGTGGAGGTGAAAGGCCACTCAATATTTTAAAGGATTTTAAGGGTCATCTACAGGCCGATGGTTACGCCGTGTACGACGAGTTGCCATTAGAGAATATTACAGTCTTCTACTGTATGGCTCATGCGCGCCGTAAGATTTATGATGCGCAGAGTAATAATGAAAAACTGGCATCATATGCTTTAAAGGAGATCGCGAAACTGTATGCGATTGAAGAGGCGTGCAAGGAAGAACAGTTGAATGAAGAACAAATAAAGGATCGCCGTAATAAAGAAAGTCTACCTATACTGAAAGCATTAGGTGACTGGATGAAAAAAGAGTATCAGCAACTCAGACCGAAATCCCTTATTGCACAAGCGTTTGCTTATAGTATAAAGAGATGGGAGAAACTAAGTCTTTATGCTCATACAGGTAATCTTATGCCCGATAATAATGCGATCGAGAGGTGCATGAGAAATGTGGCAGTGGGTTATGCATAG
- the tnpA gene encoding IS66 family insertion sequence element accessory protein TnpA, with amino-acid sequence MRTKKSQVNKEEYMFSLIAEQATSGQSIKSFCARHGIPSGKWFYWQKRYQQRNLEAHSENGSFTLLQISPDVVSSIDSAIFAEYKGMKIYRPVPASFLKELIG; translated from the coding sequence ATGAGAACTAAAAAATCACAAGTCAATAAGGAGGAATACATGTTTTCCCTCATTGCAGAGCAAGCCACCAGTGGTCAATCTATTAAATCCTTTTGTGCCAGACATGGAATTCCTTCTGGCAAATGGTTTTACTGGCAGAAAAGGTACCAGCAAAGAAATTTAGAAGCTCATAGTGAAAATGGGAGTTTTACTTTGCTTCAAATATCACCGGATGTTGTCTCCTCTATTGACTCTGCCATCTTTGCTGAATACAAAGGCATGAAAATCTATCGTCCGGTACCGGCTTCTTTTCTAAAGGAATTAATTGGGTAG
- a CDS encoding NERD domain-containing protein, translating into MKKPSSFSKSKNYTFSVFGVVDYSEFYGKSAPRDSIDQLSEYPTDVLIIILSRINAIIFECQGSPNQIDTEIFRLVFNKIHKSAYERLTQIFSTHQGKYTVVFTSQAIVNLMAKLIARYRPIKDMDNINEENEDLLQMALFDAILAINDEYYKRADNKNVLSLEFLWKLELFQQEFARKKNNMYGVNALKAFLFFRFMEERYGPQPLKEFSDAFNVASPYNFYFTFLETIVNSYNGFEYDKKPRFCITDRTLQRVFKSFIYDPNSASNNVFSGEFFALINQPFYRFSEGIAVLDFDFVSHLTDVSLIYYFYKVTSLNKNHGIKDYNVYLGIIGKYFFEEYITLQLIRKIFTHQYDSIKTDKDDPQYPDILIIQNNKDVFVIEVKSTRVHGTVVDRADTQGFQQFLQDQFANEKKSIGGKNKGIYQLKSQIRYLQSLGSKFRIYPIIVYTEPSLDISGVNTLLDEQFEAIISEVQNSFIKINPLTLINLNFFIKYYPQLKAERYFLRDRITEYHHRKKKELKEAFRQNNSWTYLYAQFSFMRFMEQAYPTGNPMKYFEMAAVDFGFSE; encoded by the coding sequence ATGAAAAAACCCAGCTCTTTTTCCAAATCAAAAAACTATACCTTCTCAGTTTTTGGAGTGGTCGATTATAGCGAATTTTATGGCAAGTCCGCTCCCAGAGATTCGATCGATCAGCTTTCCGAATATCCTACCGATGTATTGATAATCATACTCTCAAGAATAAATGCTATCATTTTTGAATGCCAGGGCAGTCCCAATCAAATTGATACCGAAATATTTCGACTTGTATTTAATAAAATACACAAATCGGCTTATGAACGTTTAACTCAAATATTCTCAACTCATCAAGGAAAGTACACAGTGGTCTTTACTTCCCAGGCTATCGTGAACCTGATGGCAAAACTAATTGCCCGCTACAGGCCTATAAAAGATATGGACAATATCAATGAAGAAAATGAAGACCTTTTGCAAATGGCACTGTTCGACGCAATCCTTGCCATTAATGATGAGTATTACAAACGCGCCGATAATAAAAATGTGTTGTCATTAGAATTTCTTTGGAAGCTCGAATTATTTCAGCAGGAGTTCGCCAGGAAAAAAAATAATATGTATGGAGTTAATGCATTGAAAGCATTTTTATTCTTTCGTTTTATGGAAGAGCGATACGGCCCGCAGCCTTTAAAGGAATTTTCCGACGCATTTAATGTAGCATCTCCCTATAATTTCTATTTCACATTCCTGGAAACAATAGTCAATTCTTATAATGGCTTTGAATATGACAAGAAGCCCCGGTTCTGCATAACTGATAGAACATTACAACGCGTGTTCAAATCTTTTATCTATGATCCAAATTCTGCATCCAACAATGTTTTTTCCGGCGAATTCTTCGCACTCATCAACCAACCATTTTACCGTTTTTCGGAAGGCATAGCTGTCCTCGATTTTGATTTCGTCTCGCATCTAACAGATGTAAGTCTCATCTATTATTTTTATAAAGTTACCTCGCTAAATAAAAATCATGGAATAAAAGATTATAACGTATATCTGGGCATAATCGGAAAGTATTTTTTTGAAGAATACATCACGCTGCAGTTAATCAGGAAAATATTTACGCACCAGTACGACAGTATTAAAACAGACAAAGATGACCCTCAATATCCCGACATTCTAATCATACAGAATAATAAAGATGTATTTGTCATTGAAGTCAAATCAACAAGAGTACATGGAACAGTAGTAGATAGAGCTGACACGCAAGGATTCCAGCAATTCCTTCAGGATCAGTTTGCCAATGAGAAGAAATCCATTGGAGGAAAGAACAAGGGGATTTATCAGCTAAAAAGTCAAATCCGGTATCTCCAGTCACTCGGAAGCAAATTCAGGATTTATCCAATAATTGTTTACACAGAACCGTCTCTGGATATTTCTGGGGTGAATACCCTTCTTGATGAACAATTCGAGGCCATTATTTCAGAAGTTCAAAATTCGTTCATAAAAATAAATCCACTTACACTGATTAATCTCAATTTCTTTATTAAATATTATCCGCAATTGAAGGCTGAACGCTATTTCCTGCGCGACAGAATTACAGAATATCATCATCGCAAAAAGAAAGAATTAAAAGAAGCCTTCAGACAAAATAACTCCTGGACCTATTTGTATGCCCAGTTTTCTTTTATGCGTTTCATGGAACAGGCTTATCCAACCGGTAACCCGATGAAGTATTTTGAGATGGCTGCTGTTGATTTTGGGTTTAGTGAGTAA